The Flavobacterium faecale genome has a segment encoding these proteins:
- a CDS encoding TonB-dependent receptor domain-containing protein, translated as MKNIFIKTMLLLCLLTQFSWAQTKTATVSGLIKDGTSKSSLPFANVVLKTNKQAFVMGTISNELGRFTLTNVKSGNYVLEISSIGFSTHQQELYIGTLSDFLDLKSIELVENVNSLNEVIVTSKAPAISNAMDKKTFSVADNISQSGSSVLQAMSNLPSVTVTDGKVQLRGSDKVMVLIDGKQTALTGFGSQSGLDNIPASAIEKIEIINNPSAKYDANGNAGIINIIYKKNKKEGFNGKVGLTTGLGALWVRKENLPTIRPQYTMTPKINPSVSLNYRKNKINAFFQGDYLYTETLNKNEFITRTYDNGDIINSQLKRNRNTHFTTIKTGLDYTIDDQNTLTVSGMFGSEKIIDRGDQPFFNADFSERRRLWQFLEDELKTTVMASVAYQHKFKEAGRLLNVGLNYTFHREDEKYFYDNILIGSTGTDSFKLLSDETVYDFNLDYVEPLKNGRIETGIKFRKRDIPTNMDFMPGQNSVIDANAGGPATYKELIPAVYGNYVFESIKWEAELGLRLEYVDLNYEVNPNHNTYKSDGYHYTQPFPNMRLAYKINDNNKVSAFFNRRVDRPSEVDIRIFPKYDDAEIIKVGNPALKPQFTNSLELGFKTTWEKGSLYNALYHHFADGTITRISSTVAGSDIIYATFQNVNKSYNTGIEMVLSQEVSKLYRFNVNVNAYRNQINAFTVENKYPTTHLFSADKQVLYSGNLKWNNNFHFGKKIDAQLTAVYLAPDIIPQGKIKSRYSVDFGIKKSVQDGKGEFFINATDLFNTMVIKKKVQGDGFFYTSNDYFETQVIRLGYNYKF; from the coding sequence ATGAAAAATATATTTATAAAAACAATGCTGCTCCTGTGTCTCCTGACACAATTTTCATGGGCACAAACCAAAACCGCAACTGTCTCGGGATTAATCAAAGATGGTACATCAAAAAGCAGTTTACCCTTTGCAAATGTAGTGCTCAAGACCAATAAGCAAGCCTTTGTTATGGGAACAATCAGCAATGAACTGGGACGTTTTACGTTGACAAATGTAAAAAGCGGAAATTATGTACTCGAAATATCATCAATAGGCTTCAGTACACACCAACAAGAACTGTATATAGGTACTTTGTCTGATTTTTTAGATTTAAAAAGTATCGAATTGGTTGAAAACGTTAACTCTTTGAATGAAGTAATTGTAACATCAAAAGCGCCAGCCATTAGTAATGCAATGGATAAAAAAACCTTTTCGGTTGCAGATAATATTTCGCAATCCGGAAGTTCTGTTTTACAGGCGATGTCAAACTTACCGAGTGTAACCGTTACAGATGGAAAAGTACAACTGCGCGGAAGTGACAAAGTGATGGTGTTGATTGACGGTAAACAAACTGCTTTGACAGGATTTGGTAGTCAAAGTGGCTTGGACAACATTCCAGCTTCGGCAATTGAAAAAATCGAAATCATCAATAATCCGTCTGCGAAATATGATGCTAACGGAAATGCCGGAATAATCAATATCATCTATAAAAAGAATAAGAAAGAAGGGTTTAACGGAAAAGTTGGTCTAACGACAGGTCTTGGTGCTTTGTGGGTACGTAAAGAAAATTTACCTACCATTCGGCCACAGTATACCATGACGCCAAAGATCAACCCTTCCGTTTCTTTAAATTATAGAAAAAATAAAATTAATGCATTCTTTCAAGGGGATTATTTGTACACCGAAACATTAAATAAAAATGAGTTTATCACCCGTACCTATGATAACGGTGATATTATCAACTCCCAATTAAAAAGAAACAGAAACACCCATTTTACTACTATAAAAACGGGACTAGATTACACGATTGATGACCAAAATACATTGACCGTATCTGGAATGTTTGGTAGCGAAAAAATTATTGACCGCGGAGACCAGCCCTTTTTTAACGCCGATTTCTCTGAGAGAAGAAGGCTGTGGCAATTTTTGGAAGACGAACTAAAGACTACCGTTATGGCATCTGTAGCGTACCAACATAAATTTAAAGAGGCTGGAAGGTTGCTGAATGTTGGTCTGAATTATACCTTTCACCGTGAGGACGAAAAATATTTTTATGATAACATTTTAATCGGATCTACAGGAACCGATTCGTTCAAACTCCTGTCAGATGAAACGGTTTACGACTTTAATTTGGATTATGTAGAACCATTAAAAAATGGACGTATTGAAACTGGAATCAAATTTAGAAAAAGAGATATTCCGACCAATATGGATTTCATGCCTGGGCAAAACTCTGTAATTGATGCCAATGCCGGAGGACCTGCTACATACAAAGAATTGATTCCTGCCGTTTATGGAAATTATGTTTTTGAGAGTATAAAATGGGAAGCCGAATTGGGATTGCGATTGGAATATGTAGATTTGAATTATGAAGTGAATCCAAATCACAATACGTATAAAAGTGATGGCTACCATTATACACAACCATTTCCAAATATGAGGTTGGCTTACAAAATAAACGATAACAATAAGGTGTCGGCTTTTTTTAATCGAAGAGTAGATCGTCCTAGTGAAGTCGATATTCGAATTTTCCCGAAGTATGATGATGCCGAGATTATCAAAGTCGGTAACCCTGCTTTGAAGCCACAATTCACCAATTCCCTTGAATTAGGTTTTAAAACCACATGGGAAAAGGGAAGTTTGTACAATGCGTTGTACCACCATTTTGCAGATGGTACCATTACCAGAATTTCGAGCACCGTAGCAGGTAGCGATATTATTTATGCTACTTTTCAGAATGTAAATAAAAGTTACAATACCGGAATCGAAATGGTACTGTCGCAAGAAGTAAGTAAATTGTACCGCTTTAACGTGAACGTGAACGCCTATCGCAATCAAATTAATGCCTTTACGGTGGAGAATAAATATCCAACTACGCACTTATTTTCGGCGGACAAACAAGTGTTATACTCTGGTAATTTGAAATGGAATAACAACTTTCATTTTGGCAAAAAAATAGATGCACAACTTACTGCCGTTTATTTAGCACCAGATATTATTCCGCAAGGAAAAATAAAGTCGCGTTATTCTGTAGATTTTGGAATTAAAAAATCGGTTCAAGATGGAAAAGGAGAATTTTTCATCAACGCCACCGATTTATTCAACACCATGGTAATCAAGAAAAAAGTACAAGGAGACGGATTCTTCTATACAAGCAATGATTATTTTGAAACTCAAGTAATCAGGCTAGGATACAATTATAAATTCTAA
- a CDS encoding tetratricopeptide repeat protein, whose product MIIDPDAKEESSGNISTAVSYEPNKVSKTVVTPVENNSSESTPKKAEAIKTAVTEKPKVIVANKTVAEPKKTAVTKTATEAKKEVIIATNSSQKTTLSPSIKKEAVTNTTETTKVAEQKPLPSISKPTLTAVVSKQEMVQTTSKPIEAAIEKPTSKSSPVIEEKNVVTTEVAKPNVRNLTPVLKLGDKGAKNGARPVFTPVGKIEPTAKQIEEKKVNEYVQTNEKYNEVDEEAEKAALNVLISNIKKEERRENGEKVTAVYVNIIETYERVAEKGYRSAYLFRVIADSFYFSGKMDKAARWYNELFGIKTKLEPVYYYRYGATLIKTGETEKGNAMIEKFSELEHQ is encoded by the coding sequence GTGATAATAGATCCAGACGCTAAAGAGGAATCCAGCGGAAACATATCAACGGCAGTAAGTTATGAACCGAACAAAGTTTCCAAAACTGTCGTAACTCCTGTAGAAAATAATAGTAGCGAATCTACTCCAAAAAAGGCAGAAGCAATCAAGACAGCTGTTACAGAAAAACCAAAAGTCATTGTTGCGAACAAAACTGTTGCAGAACCTAAAAAGACAGCAGTAACTAAGACTGCGACTGAAGCTAAAAAAGAAGTAATCATTGCCACAAATAGCTCGCAGAAAACAACTCTTTCTCCTAGTATAAAAAAAGAAGCAGTTACAAATACAACTGAAACGACCAAAGTTGCAGAGCAAAAACCATTACCTTCAATTTCAAAACCTACCTTAACAGCTGTTGTTTCAAAACAAGAAATGGTTCAAACTACCTCAAAGCCTATTGAAGCTGCAATTGAAAAACCAACTTCTAAAAGCAGTCCAGTAATCGAAGAAAAGAATGTAGTAACGACTGAAGTTGCAAAACCGAATGTTCGTAATTTGACTCCTGTTTTGAAGCTAGGTGATAAAGGTGCAAAGAATGGTGCAAGACCAGTTTTTACACCTGTTGGAAAAATTGAACCAACTGCAAAACAAATTGAAGAAAAAAAGGTAAATGAATATGTTCAAACAAATGAAAAGTACAATGAAGTTGATGAAGAGGCTGAAAAAGCAGCATTAAATGTATTAATTTCGAATATTAAAAAAGAAGAACGCAGAGAAAACGGAGAGAAAGTTACCGCTGTGTATGTGAACATTATTGAGACTTATGAACGAGTAGCTGAAAAAGGATACCGTTCTGCCTACTTGTTTAGAGTTATTGCCGATTCCTTTTACTTTAGTGGAAAAATGGACAAAGCTGCGAGATGGTACAACGAATTGTTTGGAATAAAAACTAAGCTAGAGCCCGTGTATTATTATCGATATGGTGCTACATTGATAAAGACAGGAGAAACCGAAAAAGGTAATGCCATGATTGAAAAATTCAGTGAACTTGAACACCAGTAA
- a CDS encoding NAD(P)-dependent oxidoreductase, translating into MKFGILKERKNPPDRRVIFSPDALAQLKLAYPNFSVVVESSKDRVFTDEEYQFAGIEVVDNLSDCDTLIGVKEIPADDLMAYKSYIFFSHTIKKQAHNREMLQSIIRKNINLFDFETMVDANNRRLIGFGQYAGYVGIYNSFRAFGQKFELFKLPKASTLSGKEELIRHLKRLVLPPLKIVITGKGKVSNGIKEILEEIKIKEVAPDHFLTKKYAQSVFTQLAVSDYYKHKEGNAFDFLDFKENPSAHESDFEKYSQVAEMYVSGHFHAPGSPEILSREMLQSKNSNIKVIGDISCDIDGPIASTIRSSTVDEPFYGYLPSENKEVDVFHPAAIVVMAVSNLPSELPRDASVGFGEMFIQHIMPAFFNEDKDGILECAQITQKGKLMPRFTFLEEYSK; encoded by the coding sequence ATGAAATTTGGAATATTAAAAGAAAGAAAGAATCCGCCAGACCGAAGAGTTATTTTTTCACCAGATGCTTTGGCGCAGCTTAAGTTAGCGTATCCAAATTTTTCTGTTGTTGTAGAAAGCTCCAAAGACAGAGTTTTTACAGACGAAGAATATCAATTTGCAGGTATTGAAGTAGTGGATAATCTAAGCGACTGCGACACTTTGATTGGTGTCAAGGAAATTCCAGCTGATGATTTGATGGCCTATAAATCCTATATCTTTTTCTCTCACACGATAAAAAAGCAAGCGCACAATCGTGAAATGCTACAGTCTATTATTCGAAAAAACATAAATTTGTTTGATTTCGAGACCATGGTAGATGCAAATAATCGAAGGTTAATTGGCTTTGGGCAATACGCGGGTTATGTGGGTATCTACAATAGTTTTCGTGCTTTTGGTCAAAAGTTCGAACTGTTTAAATTACCAAAAGCATCCACTTTGAGCGGTAAAGAGGAGCTCATTAGACATTTAAAACGATTGGTATTACCTCCGTTAAAAATCGTAATCACAGGTAAAGGAAAAGTGAGCAACGGAATAAAAGAAATCCTAGAAGAAATCAAAATTAAGGAAGTAGCTCCAGATCATTTTTTAACCAAAAAATACGCGCAGTCTGTCTTTACGCAATTGGCAGTCTCAGATTATTACAAGCATAAAGAGGGTAATGCATTTGATTTTTTAGATTTTAAAGAGAACCCATCGGCACACGAATCTGATTTTGAAAAATACAGCCAGGTAGCAGAAATGTATGTTTCGGGGCATTTTCATGCACCGGGTTCTCCAGAGATTTTGTCTCGAGAAATGTTACAATCAAAAAACAGCAATATTAAAGTGATTGGTGATATTTCCTGTGATATTGACGGACCAATCGCAAGCACAATACGATCTTCAACGGTTGATGAACCTTTTTATGGTTATTTGCCATCAGAGAACAAAGAAGTGGACGTTTTTCATCCTGCTGCAATTGTTGTCATGGCAGTTAGTAATTTACCAAGTGAACTGCCTAGGGATGCTAGCGTAGGTTTTGGCGAAATGTTTATTCAGCATATTATGCCAGCCTTTTTTAATGAGGATAAGGACGGAATTCTAGAATGTGCTCAAATTACACAAAAAGGAAAATTGATGCCTCGCTTTACTTTTTTAGAAGAGTACAGTAAATAG
- a CDS encoding serine hydrolase domain-containing protein, with product MILIKKTNIPQLLLLFFLFTSCKGKNDGDYDTAEGANIKKEFALKEGPKLTSEFINNKKAAIDRFYNKNWPNNSMNGGFLVAKNGQIIYEKYEGIANKKTNTAMTSTSALHVASVSKVITATAILKLVDQKKLALDQKVTTLLKGFPYPDVTIETLLNHRSGIRKYSYFTDKKEVWDGHKILTNQDILTLLSSKKITLEYKTNTHFSYCNTNYALLALIIEKVTGQKYKDAMKTIIFKPLGMNDSYVFDYDKDRQTANPSYKGNLVLYGWDFLDAIYGDKNVYSTPRDLLKFDMGRNDLEFFNPALLKKAFTGYSNERQGTRNYGLGMRMINWPTGQNFYFHTGWWHGNTSMYVTLPPEKVTIIALSNKFTRTTYQIKNLAPLFGDYPFDVAKSETEE from the coding sequence ATGATTCTTATAAAAAAAACAAATATACCACAATTACTTTTGCTCTTTTTCCTTTTTACATCATGTAAAGGAAAGAATGATGGTGATTATGACACAGCTGAAGGAGCAAATATAAAAAAGGAATTCGCTTTGAAGGAAGGTCCAAAATTAACTTCCGAATTTATCAACAATAAAAAAGCGGCTATTGATCGTTTTTACAACAAAAACTGGCCCAATAACAGTATGAATGGTGGTTTTTTGGTAGCCAAAAATGGTCAGATTATTTATGAAAAATACGAAGGAATAGCCAATAAAAAGACCAATACTGCTATGACTAGCACAAGTGCGCTTCATGTAGCCTCTGTATCAAAGGTTATTACAGCTACTGCTATTTTGAAATTGGTAGATCAAAAAAAACTGGCTTTAGATCAAAAAGTAACCACGCTGCTGAAAGGTTTTCCTTATCCAGATGTTACGATAGAAACATTATTAAATCACCGTTCTGGTATTCGAAAATATTCCTATTTTACAGATAAAAAAGAAGTTTGGGACGGTCACAAAATTTTGACAAACCAAGATATCTTGACGCTTTTAAGTTCAAAAAAAATAACTTTAGAATACAAAACAAATACTCATTTTAGTTATTGCAATACTAATTATGCGCTTTTGGCTTTGATTATCGAAAAAGTGACAGGACAGAAATATAAAGATGCCATGAAAACCATCATTTTTAAACCCTTGGGAATGAATGATAGTTACGTATTTGATTATGACAAGGATCGTCAAACCGCAAATCCGTCGTACAAAGGCAATCTTGTACTCTATGGTTGGGATTTTTTAGATGCTATCTATGGTGATAAAAACGTGTACTCTACACCTCGAGATTTATTGAAATTTGATATGGGCCGAAATGATCTCGAATTTTTTAATCCTGCATTATTAAAAAAAGCGTTTACCGGATATAGCAACGAACGTCAAGGAACTCGTAATTATGGTTTAGGAATGCGCATGATTAATTGGCCGACAGGTCAGAATTTTTATTTCCATACAGGCTGGTGGCATGGTAACACGTCTATGTACGTCACATTACCGCCAGAAAAAGTAACCATTATTGCTTTGTCTAATAAATTTACAAGAACTACTTATCAAATTAAAAATTTAGCACCTTTGTTTGGCGATTATCCGTTTGATGTGGCTAAATCTGAAACTGAGGAATGA
- a CDS encoding tetratricopeptide repeat protein: MKKSILYFLLFVCIYNQKTYSQILEFKDFDDVFKQELLQENNALKERISHFPQAAKDINASISSAVKMKDFDKAILLANQLDQLMPKNADVKNFKAKMFLRVQDYDDAVHLFSEAIALEPKNKWFYVSKIGVLSQINNFDDAVKTADELIKLYPNWSFAYFLKATIFANNNQDDLAEKEFDTALTKEPKSAMIYVNRGDLFLKKSNINLAIESYQTALKLQPTYILASDRITSVSN; the protein is encoded by the coding sequence ATGAAGAAATCAATTTTATATTTTCTTTTATTCGTATGTATTTATAATCAAAAAACATACAGTCAAATTTTAGAATTTAAAGATTTTGACGATGTTTTCAAACAAGAATTATTACAAGAAAACAATGCTCTAAAAGAAAGAATTAGTCATTTTCCACAAGCAGCCAAGGATATTAACGCTTCCATTTCCTCTGCAGTAAAAATGAAGGATTTTGATAAAGCGATACTCTTAGCCAATCAATTAGATCAATTAATGCCCAAAAACGCAGATGTAAAAAATTTTAAGGCAAAAATGTTCCTAAGAGTTCAAGATTATGATGATGCAGTACATTTATTTTCAGAGGCGATAGCTTTAGAACCAAAAAATAAGTGGTTTTATGTAAGCAAAATAGGAGTATTATCGCAAATAAATAATTTTGATGATGCAGTTAAAACAGCAGATGAATTGATCAAATTATATCCAAATTGGAGTTTTGCCTATTTTTTAAAAGCAACTATTTTCGCAAATAACAATCAGGATGATTTAGCCGAAAAAGAATTTGATACCGCCTTGACTAAAGAGCCAAAAAGTGCAATGATTTATGTTAATCGAGGTGATTTATTTTTAAAAAAATCTAATATCAACTTAGCAATAGAAAGTTATCAAACCGCTTTAAAATTACAGCCTACATATATTTTGGCCTCCGATAGAATTACCTCTGTATCGAACTAA